One window of Homalodisca vitripennis isolate AUS2020 unplaced genomic scaffold, UT_GWSS_2.1 ScUCBcl_1272;HRSCAF=4685, whole genome shotgun sequence genomic DNA carries:
- the LOC124371366 gene encoding uncharacterized protein LOC124371366, with translation MSWSKEHTANFIEIYRGNECIWKVKSKNYHNNGKREAAYKKLLDYVHTFEPSATKDTLLKKINNLRSTFRKEQKKVIRSLKAATGRRADNIYLPKWSHYSQLKFLLEKDKESLEESSCLDNDAEDENELGTKATPDDLTETESRQEEAQRNSSPSGNYSFKLSKHLSPSDHTIYSVGKQLADVKQKDHLDSYAKSVAHKLRLLDNEQRIYAQKLINDTLFEAELGSLTRHASINTGSPHT, from the exons ATGTCCTGGTCCAAAGAACATACAGCGAACTTCATTGAAATATATCGCGGTAACGAGTGCATTTGGAAAGTAAAATCTAAGAACTATCACAATAACGGGAAGAGGGAAGCCGCGTACAAGAAATTACTGGATTATGTTCACACATTTGAACCGTCTGCAACGAAAGACACGCTGTTGAAGAAAATCAACAATCTCCGCAGTACGTTCCGGAAGGAACAGAAAAAGGTGATACGTTCACTGAAAGCAGCGACCGGAAGGCGTGCAGACAACATTTACTTGCCGAAGTGGTCCCACTACAGTCAGCTGAAGTTTCTACTTGAAAAAGACAAGGAGTCGCTTGAAGAAAGTTCCTGCTTGGACAATGATGCCGAAGACGAG AATGAACTGGGAACTAAAGCCACACCAGATGATCTCACTGAGACAGAGTCCAGACAAGAAGAAGCCCAGCGGAACTCGTCGCCAAGTGGGAATTACTCCTTCAAACTTTCCAAACATCTGTCCCCTAGCGACCATACCATCTATAGTGTTGGCAAACAGTTGGCAGACGTTAAACAGAAAGATCACTTGGACTCGTACGCCAAAAGCGTCGCTCATAAGTTACGATTACTTGACAACGAGCAGAGGATTTATGCTCAAAAACTAATAAACGACACGTTGTTTGAGGCGGAGCTAGGTAGTTTGACCCGGCACGCTTCTATCAATACTGGTTCTCCACACACTTAG